Proteins encoded within one genomic window of Verrucomicrobiia bacterium:
- the argH gene encoding argininosuccinate lyase, which translates to MRHKKQTIWGGRFTTQPNEKVRAYTQSHTFDSRLYRHDIRGSLAHAKMLKKIGLITAKELSEIQKHLLAIQRNIQTDKFQWRAELEDVHMNIEAELTRRTPAGEKLHTGRSRNDQVATDMRLWLKEEILSHQQLIRRLQNTLLTVAQKNKNCFIPGYTHLQRAQTVSLAHHFLAYVEMLKRDFSRLEHSYDITNYCPLGSGALAGSTLPLDRTFVAKELGFIDKQGKPRLITNSMDAVSDRDFIVEFLAASALTAVHLSRLAEDLILWSSAEFNFIQLSDTFTTGSSLMPQKKNPDIAELARGKTGRVIGNLMSLLVTLKGLPMTYNRDLQEDKERLFDTADTLRLSLDLFADMLSQIKVNTIPCQIAIHDPNLLATDLADALVEQRIPFRQAHHLVGSAVAYALHSGKTLRQLSDQEWQTLNPTFLKVKHLLTQSPYQQLLTKKTLGSPNPKLVEKEITRWQKKLKNS; encoded by the coding sequence ATGCGCCATAAAAAGCAAACCATCTGGGGAGGACGTTTTACAACCCAACCCAATGAAAAAGTGCGTGCTTACACGCAATCCCATACCTTTGATTCGCGTCTTTATCGCCACGATATTCGCGGCAGCCTGGCTCATGCCAAAATGCTAAAGAAAATCGGCCTTATAACCGCTAAAGAATTGTCAGAAATTCAAAAACATTTACTAGCCATTCAACGCAATATCCAAACCGACAAATTTCAATGGCGCGCTGAACTTGAAGACGTGCACATGAACATCGAAGCCGAATTGACGCGGCGAACACCTGCTGGCGAAAAACTTCACACAGGCCGCAGCCGCAACGACCAAGTCGCCACCGATATGCGACTTTGGTTGAAAGAAGAAATTCTTTCTCATCAACAACTCATTCGCCGCCTGCAAAACACACTTCTGACAGTTGCTCAAAAAAATAAAAACTGTTTTATTCCCGGTTACACTCACCTACAACGCGCACAAACGGTTTCTTTAGCTCACCATTTTTTAGCTTATGTCGAAATGTTGAAACGAGATTTCAGTCGACTCGAACATAGTTACGACATCACTAACTACTGTCCCCTAGGTTCTGGCGCTTTAGCCGGCAGCACCTTGCCCTTAGACCGAACTTTTGTTGCCAAAGAACTCGGATTTATCGATAAGCAAGGCAAACCCCGTCTGATTACCAACTCCATGGATGCCGTAAGCGATCGTGATTTTATTGTTGAATTTCTTGCTGCCTCTGCCTTAACCGCTGTTCACCTTTCGCGCCTTGCAGAAGATTTGATTTTGTGGTCGAGTGCTGAATTCAATTTCATTCAACTCAGCGACACCTTCACAACCGGCTCCAGTTTAATGCCGCAAAAGAAAAATCCCGATATTGCCGAACTCGCTCGCGGCAAAACAGGCCGTGTGATCGGCAATCTCATGAGCCTACTGGTAACCCTTAAAGGATTGCCCATGACCTACAATCGCGACCTTCAAGAAGATAAAGAACGACTCTTCGACACTGCCGATACCTTGCGTCTGTCACTGGATCTTTTTGCGGATATGCTAAGCCAAATTAAAGTCAATACCATTCCCTGCCAAATCGCCATTCACGATCCCAACCTCCTAGCCACCGATCTAGCCGATGCTTTAGTTGAACAGCGCATTCCTTTTCGCCAAGCTCACCATCTCGTCGGTTCTGCTGTAGCTTATGCCTTGCACTCAGGCAAAACCTTGCGCCAACTTTCTGATCAAGAATGGCAAACACTAAACCCCACTTTTTTGAAAGTGAAACATCTTTTAACCCAATCGCCATACCAACAGCTCTTAACTAAAAAAACTTTGGGCAGTCCTAATCCCAAACTCGTTGAAAAAGAGATCACGCGTTGGCAAAAAAAATTAAAAAATTCTTAA
- the pth gene encoding aminoacyl-tRNA hydrolase — protein MIRVVVGLGNPGREYVTTRHNIGFLILDRWAAQHHAFWKKESRWQSEVTTVNLEREGSLQAIKLLKPLTFMNLSGAAVKSFLAWHQISAEQILVVADDVALPLGQLRLRASGGTGGHNGLASVEQQLQTQNFARLRCGVGPLPENKNLSDYVLEPFASWEGEEMIKMIEKAVQATECACILGLATAMNQFNQIKNEL, from the coding sequence GTGATTCGCGTGGTGGTGGGATTAGGCAACCCAGGTCGCGAATATGTTACGACGCGACACAATATTGGTTTTTTAATTTTAGACCGTTGGGCGGCTCAGCACCATGCTTTTTGGAAAAAGGAATCACGTTGGCAAAGTGAGGTGACTACAGTTAATTTAGAGAGAGAAGGTTCCTTGCAAGCGATAAAATTGCTGAAACCTTTAACCTTTATGAATTTGAGTGGCGCAGCCGTAAAGTCGTTTTTGGCATGGCATCAAATTTCGGCAGAGCAAATTTTAGTGGTGGCGGATGATGTGGCTTTGCCTTTAGGCCAGTTGCGATTGCGTGCATCAGGCGGAACCGGTGGACATAACGGGTTGGCGTCAGTGGAGCAGCAGTTGCAAACCCAGAACTTTGCGCGTTTGCGTTGTGGCGTTGGGCCTTTGCCTGAAAATAAAAATTTATCGGACTATGTTTTGGAACCTTTTGCTTCTTGGGAAGGGGAGGAAATGATAAAAATGATAGAAAAAGCGGTCCAGGCTACAGAATGCGCTTGCATTTTGGGCTTGGCTACGGCTATGAACCAGTTTAATCAAATAAAAAACGAGTTATGA
- a CDS encoding 50S ribosomal protein L25/general stress protein Ctc, protein MASSVLLKASSRQVAGRNQVKKIRTQGRVPAVFYGKKTQATNLEIDSRALNALIQHATGENLVVDLELEQTGGSKVKKLALLQDVQHDPISGNILHVDLHEIAADEKIKAQVVVEATGEAVGVKTYGGILEHILRELQVECLPKDLPDRIAVDVSQLNVGQTLHVSDIVVPDGVQILNSKDLVVFSVAAPAVEEEKSTAEAAATPTQPEVIKEKKPAEGAAAESGDAKKDKK, encoded by the coding sequence ATGGCAAGTTCAGTTTTATTAAAGGCGAGTTCGCGCCAAGTCGCGGGCCGCAATCAGGTTAAAAAAATACGCACTCAGGGTCGTGTGCCTGCGGTTTTTTATGGTAAAAAAACGCAAGCCACCAATTTGGAAATCGATTCACGCGCATTAAATGCTTTGATTCAGCATGCGACGGGTGAAAATTTGGTAGTGGATTTGGAATTGGAACAAACCGGAGGAAGCAAAGTTAAAAAATTAGCGCTTTTGCAAGACGTGCAGCATGATCCGATTTCTGGAAATATTTTACATGTCGATTTGCATGAGATTGCGGCGGATGAAAAAATTAAAGCGCAGGTTGTGGTCGAAGCCACAGGTGAAGCGGTGGGTGTAAAAACTTATGGCGGTATTCTCGAGCACATTCTTCGCGAGTTACAGGTGGAATGTTTGCCTAAAGATTTGCCGGATCGCATTGCGGTTGATGTATCACAATTAAATGTGGGACAAACTTTGCATGTCAGCGACATTGTTGTTCCTGACGGAGTACAGATTTTGAATTCGAAAGATCTCGTTGTCTTTTCTGTAGCGGCTCCAGCGGTGGAGGAAGAAAAATCAACTGCCGAAGCAGCTGCAACACCAACTCAACCGGAAGTCATTAAGGAAAAGAAACCGGCTGAAGGTGCGGCTGCGGAATCTGGTGATGCTAAAAAGGACAAGAAATAA
- a CDS encoding single-stranded DNA-binding protein has product MSSLNKVFLMGNLTRDPEVRYTPKGTAVTDISIAINTVYRTQEGDEKEEVTYVDIVTWGRQAETCGQYLTKGAPVFVEGRLQLDQWEDKDGQKKSRLRVRAERVQFLGRPRNAEFREGAAASAPASKGAAEKGAATAARSPKSAEEVHLEEDDIPF; this is encoded by the coding sequence ATGTCTTCATTAAATAAAGTTTTTTTAATGGGCAATTTGACGCGCGATCCTGAAGTGCGTTATACACCCAAAGGAACTGCGGTCACGGATATCTCCATTGCTATCAATACGGTTTATCGAACCCAAGAAGGTGACGAAAAGGAAGAGGTCACTTATGTTGATATTGTGACTTGGGGACGACAAGCGGAGACTTGCGGTCAATATCTGACTAAAGGCGCCCCAGTTTTTGTAGAAGGCCGGTTGCAGCTAGATCAATGGGAAGATAAAGATGGCCAAAAGAAAAGTCGTTTGCGTGTTCGTGCCGAGCGAGTTCAATTTTTAGGTAGACCCCGCAATGCCGAATTTCGTGAAGGAGCAGCTGCTTCGGCTCCTGCTTCCAAAGGAGCAGCGGAAAAAGGTGCAGCAACAGCAGCGCGCTCTCCTAAATCTGCAGAAGAAGTGCATTTGGAAGAAGATGATATTCCTTTTTAA
- a CDS encoding thermonuclease family protein: MKRMCLFFIMMLGLLRVKSLAQFDLQPFEGSLTNNSLSVPSSDEEEKQTEDSYEPESSGTTSIISKGNREESEMAGSSDSGKPWEKLEGCRLMTGRYGDGDSFHVSHRGKEYIFRLYFADAPESSDDKPFRVKTQAKYFGITDEQVLESGHEATTYTWKLLQGQTFTAYTQWLDAQGNSALPRYFAVLITKDGKNLSELLVENGLARAYGAGANIPGVLKEIEFRRRLDELQEKAKKKKLGAWKLSTKS, translated from the coding sequence ATGAAACGGATGTGTTTATTTTTCATTATGATGTTGGGGTTGCTACGGGTAAAAAGTTTAGCACAATTTGATTTACAACCTTTTGAAGGTTCTTTGACAAATAACTCATTGTCAGTTCCTTCTAGTGATGAAGAAGAGAAGCAAACAGAAGATTCTTATGAGCCAGAATCTTCAGGAACAACTTCTATTATATCCAAGGGAAACCGAGAGGAATCGGAAATGGCGGGTTCGTCGGATTCTGGCAAGCCTTGGGAAAAGTTGGAAGGGTGCCGTTTGATGACTGGACGCTATGGGGATGGAGATAGTTTTCACGTGTCCCATCGTGGTAAAGAATATATTTTTCGATTGTATTTTGCCGATGCTCCTGAGAGCAGTGATGACAAACCTTTTCGCGTCAAAACTCAGGCGAAATATTTTGGAATTACAGATGAACAGGTGCTCGAATCGGGTCATGAAGCAACCACTTATACTTGGAAACTTTTGCAGGGCCAAACTTTTACCGCTTATACCCAATGGCTGGATGCTCAGGGTAATAGCGCTTTGCCACGTTATTTTGCCGTTTTAATTACCAAGGATGGGAAAAATTTATCGGAATTACTGGTAGAAAATGGCTTAGCGCGAGCTTATGGGGCAGGAGCTAATATCCCGGGCGTTTTAAAGGAAATTGAATTTCGTCGACGTTTGGATGAGCTGCAAGAAAAGGCTAAAAAGAAAAAATTAGGCGCTTGGAAGCTTTCAACAAAGAGTTAA
- the nagZ gene encoding beta-N-acetylhexosaminidase, with protein MKLELGQLLTMGLPGPRLNDTYRDFIKKVQPGGFILFGRNLQSPQQVRELCDELRSLCERPPILTIDQEGGRVSRLKEIGEQPPSADQLRQANQLELIERHGKLTAQLLNLFGLNLNLAPVVDILLDSSAENSLLNRCYGKNADEVIQKAGTFLDTMQKEGVHGTIKHFPGYSLCSKDPHRSLPIVNRSLTEMENNELKPFKALAPKSSAIMIGHAVYPQLSSDNLPSSLSPQIIQKLLREKMNYQGLIITDDLEMGAISFEYGIAQTVRLAIQAGNDLLLFCHQRECVEIAWETLKQMAQKEDLETPLHRLLTFKKKLCSVAPWNQKAFETINAEVKTLRETVEKLNSY; from the coding sequence ATGAAATTGGAACTCGGTCAACTTCTTACCATGGGTCTTCCGGGACCCCGATTAAATGACACTTATCGTGATTTCATTAAAAAAGTGCAACCCGGCGGCTTTATTTTATTCGGACGCAATCTTCAAAGCCCACAGCAAGTTCGAGAACTTTGCGACGAACTTCGTTCCCTTTGTGAGAGACCGCCCATTCTTACCATCGATCAAGAAGGAGGACGCGTTTCGCGCTTAAAAGAAATCGGCGAGCAACCACCTAGCGCCGATCAACTGCGCCAAGCCAACCAACTCGAACTCATTGAGCGCCACGGAAAACTAACCGCTCAATTACTCAACCTTTTCGGTTTGAACTTAAACTTAGCTCCTGTCGTGGACATTCTTTTAGACAGTAGCGCAGAAAATTCGCTTCTTAATCGGTGCTACGGAAAAAATGCAGATGAAGTCATTCAAAAAGCGGGCACTTTTCTTGACACCATGCAAAAAGAAGGCGTACACGGAACTATCAAACATTTCCCAGGCTATTCTCTTTGCAGCAAAGATCCCCATCGTTCTTTGCCGATTGTTAATCGTTCCTTAACAGAAATGGAAAATAACGAACTCAAGCCTTTCAAAGCGCTGGCTCCTAAATCCTCCGCAATTATGATCGGCCACGCCGTTTATCCTCAACTCAGTTCAGATAACCTGCCCTCCTCACTTTCTCCGCAAATCATTCAGAAACTTCTGCGCGAAAAAATGAATTATCAAGGTCTCATCATAACTGACGATCTCGAAATGGGTGCAATCTCTTTTGAATACGGCATCGCTCAAACTGTTCGACTCGCTATTCAAGCCGGAAACGATTTACTCCTCTTTTGTCATCAAAGAGAATGTGTAGAAATCGCCTGGGAAACCCTTAAGCAAATGGCTCAAAAAGAAGACCTCGAAACACCGCTCCATCGCCTGCTCACTTTCAAGAAAAAATTGTGCTCGGTAGCACCTTGGAATCAAAAAGCTTTCGAAACTATTAATGCCGAGGTTAAAACTCTTCGCGAAACAGTTGAAAAACTAAATAGCTATTAG
- the lysA gene encoding diaminopimelate decarboxylase, with the protein MHHFHRKNGQLHIEKLPVADLVKHYQTPLYVYSQSTLEDHWQKLDRALAPVDHLICFAMKANSNLAVLNCLAKLGSGFDIVSGGELYRIKKAGGDPQKCNFAGVGKTREEIEFALQENIYSFNVESEAELNFINEIAGKLGKKAPIAVRVNPNVKADTHSKITTGTYENKFGIAFEEIPALYHRISQLPHLKIRGLQTHIGSQITDVTPFLQAIEKLLPLIQSLKEKYDLEFFDIGGGMGIIYDPALESGAESWWQTHPNLLTPDRYTQAILPLLKKLNLKILLEPGRYIAGNAGILVTQVLFVKNTGEKRFVIVDAAMNDLVRPAFYDSYHEIVPLDNLETSSTLVSTDIVGPICESSDVFCKNRPLPELKQGDYIALLSAGAYGFTMASNYNSRPRPAEILVKDSNHRLIRKRETWDDLIRSETV; encoded by the coding sequence ATGCACCACTTTCATCGTAAAAACGGCCAACTTCACATCGAAAAACTTCCTGTCGCGGATCTCGTGAAACATTATCAAACTCCGCTTTATGTCTATTCCCAAAGCACTTTGGAAGATCATTGGCAAAAACTGGATCGCGCGCTAGCTCCCGTTGATCACCTCATCTGTTTTGCTATGAAAGCCAACTCCAACCTTGCCGTTTTAAATTGCCTGGCAAAACTGGGTAGCGGTTTTGATATCGTCAGCGGTGGTGAACTTTATCGCATCAAAAAAGCGGGAGGCGATCCCCAAAAATGCAACTTCGCAGGAGTCGGCAAAACGCGTGAAGAAATTGAATTTGCGTTGCAGGAAAATATTTATAGCTTCAACGTCGAAAGCGAAGCAGAACTCAACTTCATCAACGAAATTGCTGGAAAATTGGGAAAAAAAGCGCCGATCGCTGTGCGCGTCAATCCCAATGTCAAAGCCGATACCCATAGCAAAATCACTACCGGAACTTATGAAAATAAATTCGGCATCGCATTTGAAGAAATCCCCGCACTTTACCATCGCATTTCACAACTTCCTCATCTTAAAATTCGCGGCTTACAAACTCACATCGGCTCTCAAATCACCGACGTCACACCATTTTTACAAGCCATTGAAAAATTATTGCCCCTCATTCAAAGCTTGAAAGAAAAATATGACCTCGAATTTTTTGATATCGGTGGTGGCATGGGAATTATCTACGATCCTGCTTTAGAAAGTGGTGCAGAAAGCTGGTGGCAAACGCATCCCAATCTGTTGACACCGGATCGTTACACTCAAGCGATTTTACCCTTACTCAAAAAATTAAATTTAAAAATTCTTTTGGAACCCGGCCGTTATATAGCTGGCAACGCAGGCATACTCGTTACTCAAGTTCTTTTCGTAAAAAATACCGGTGAAAAACGATTTGTCATTGTCGATGCCGCAATGAACGACTTAGTGCGACCCGCTTTTTACGATTCTTACCACGAAATTGTTCCACTAGATAATTTAGAAACCTCGTCCACTTTAGTTTCTACCGATATTGTTGGCCCCATTTGCGAATCTAGCGATGTCTTCTGCAAAAATCGTCCCTTGCCCGAATTAAAACAAGGTGATTACATCGCTTTATTAAGCGCAGGCGCTTATGGATTCACCATGGCTTCCAATTACAATTCTCGACCCCGACCTGCAGAAATTTTAGTCAAAGATTCCAATCATCGCCTTATAAGAAAACGTGAAACTTGGGATGATTTGATTCGAAGCGAAACGGTTTAA
- the rplI gene encoding 50S ribosomal protein L9: MIEVILKSKISGLGAEADVVKVRPGYARNYLLPRGFALPATAAYKHQIEQLKKARAEREANELNEANELAKQLNKVTLTFQMTAAEGQGKVFGSVTSQDILERLNKENITLEKKQLRLDHPLKEKGSHTLEVVLHSEVKAAFKVVLEVPKNVEDEADAGAKSKSGSAKKSTVRKKKSESENSEE; the protein is encoded by the coding sequence ATGATAGAAGTTATTTTAAAATCAAAAATTTCTGGATTAGGCGCCGAAGCTGATGTCGTGAAGGTGCGTCCAGGTTATGCGCGAAATTATTTGTTGCCACGCGGTTTTGCTTTGCCAGCGACTGCTGCTTACAAACATCAAATTGAACAATTGAAAAAAGCTAGAGCGGAACGCGAAGCCAACGAGTTAAATGAGGCAAATGAATTAGCCAAACAACTCAACAAGGTCACGCTGACTTTTCAAATGACAGCAGCAGAGGGACAAGGGAAGGTGTTTGGCTCAGTTACTAGTCAGGATATTTTAGAGCGTTTGAATAAGGAAAATATCACGCTTGAGAAAAAACAACTTCGTCTGGATCATCCTTTAAAAGAAAAAGGATCTCATACTTTGGAAGTTGTTTTACATTCCGAAGTGAAAGCGGCGTTTAAAGTGGTGTTGGAAGTGCCTAAGAATGTAGAGGATGAAGCTGATGCAGGGGCAAAAAGTAAATCGGGTTCAGCAAAGAAATCGACTGTTCGAAAAAAGAAATCAGAATCGGAAAATTCTGAAGAATAA
- a CDS encoding 30S ribosomal protein S6 gives MKYYEALYILNVQGQDEAVSEAIEGIEKEIKNLEGKVEGVQKLERRKFERGDSSLDSGFYVNVILQLAPEKLETLRSKLTLNPSVFRQMYLITSAKPAKKKASRKKAEAATA, from the coding sequence ATGAAGTATTACGAAGCCTTATATATATTGAATGTTCAAGGACAGGACGAAGCGGTCTCTGAAGCCATTGAAGGAATTGAAAAAGAAATTAAAAATTTAGAGGGTAAAGTGGAAGGTGTTCAAAAATTGGAGCGTCGCAAATTTGAACGGGGCGATTCCAGTTTGGATTCCGGATTTTATGTGAATGTGATTTTGCAATTAGCACCTGAAAAATTGGAAACATTGCGTTCCAAGCTGACATTGAATCCCTCAGTTTTTCGCCAAATGTATCTTATCACCTCGGCCAAGCCTGCAAAAAAGAAAGCTTCCCGAAAAAAAGCGGAAGCAGCAACTGCTTAA
- a CDS encoding isochorismatase family protein yields the protein MSWRLTPKEAGLIIIDLQEKLIPILHEKEKVIQKTRALIEVAKIFHLPIFFTEQLPEKLGATIPEIKNALPNFIQPLAKSEFSALHCLPEELPRHLLIAGCETHVCVRQTAYDLREEGKSVYLIADATSSRQPLDHELAIHEMQQDKIIVTSVETISWELVQKAGTDLFRQVLAILK from the coding sequence ATGAGCTGGCGTCTGACTCCTAAAGAAGCAGGACTAATCATTATTGATTTACAGGAAAAACTAATCCCTATCTTGCATGAAAAAGAAAAAGTGATTCAGAAAACTCGTGCTCTCATCGAAGTCGCTAAAATTTTTCATCTTCCCATTTTTTTCACAGAACAACTTCCTGAAAAATTAGGCGCTACGATTCCAGAAATCAAAAATGCGCTTCCTAATTTTATTCAACCGCTTGCCAAGTCCGAGTTTTCCGCTCTTCACTGTCTTCCTGAGGAATTACCGCGTCACCTTCTCATTGCAGGCTGCGAAACCCATGTTTGCGTACGCCAAACGGCATACGATTTACGTGAAGAAGGAAAAAGTGTTTATTTAATCGCTGACGCCACCAGTTCGCGCCAACCCTTAGACCATGAATTGGCCATTCACGAAATGCAGCAAGATAAAATAATCGTAACTTCAGTGGAAACGATCAGTTGGGAACTCGTTCAAAAAGCGGGCACCGACTTATTTCGACAGGTGTTGGCTATTCTAAAATAA